From the genome of Uranotaenia lowii strain MFRU-FL chromosome 1, ASM2978415v1, whole genome shotgun sequence, one region includes:
- the LOC129737893 gene encoding LOW QUALITY PROTEIN: uncharacterized protein LOC129737893 (The sequence of the model RefSeq protein was modified relative to this genomic sequence to represent the inferred CDS: inserted 2 bases in 1 codon; substituted 1 base at 1 genomic stop codon): protein MRAVISYLIVLITIATTIGNPVIPSHDPPIDLFGPRSLEIVATAAPEDYRLNDDVLPSHYDIELTPYFQDEGDHKAFTFDGTVVITIRPTKAGVNSIKLQKRYIDINSWTLIRASDSLPISIGRESFDEETDMLTIPVNTALSLGTDYQLIFNYVGILDDDMAGFYRSYYWEKGQKVWMASTQFQTTSARRAFPCFDEPSYKATFQVKINRPANYVAFSNTAISQTTNLLSGRQQDEFLKTPLMSTYLIAFIVADYRVNEKDGMGILARPEAINQTDYSLNVGIDILKELDDFVDYPFTSVPEMTRMYMAAVPDFSAGAMENWGLLTYRETNILYRSDDSTSLQQQRIAAVIAHEIAHQWFGDLVTCAWWDVTWLNEGFARYFQYFGTAMVEKEWNLEEQFVVEQLQGVMQMDSLESTHPMTHYVYTRSQISNIFDSISYNKGAVTLRMVEHILSSNTFKNALRAYIKKQAYKSSRPEDLFDSLVEFGGQSIRTFMEPWTVQAGYPLVTVIGSADGYSLVQRRFLLNNMDHDDKTWWPLPITYSTKPADFANTKPEIISAATHKITVQNPEQLPYFILNNQQVGYYRVNYDSANWDKISKALRSENFGGIHVLNRAQIVDDLFNLARAGEVEYKTALNILDYLRDETEYAPWLAAINGLTTLSRRIHSDDDEIFAKYIVQLFSKAYDTVKFQAPAENEKRVLTYMRINVLQWACNYGHEACKKAAVEEFTRFFANPSVKVHPDLRQVVYCEGIRQGTEEHFDFLWNQYLTTNMATEQILVLQGLGCASDRELIFKMMDAISSDSIRPQDKSAGFTYLLNNPYTLNYLSEYLRSYYERWRLAHGSYLSVASAFNSILARAKTDEQMWRIRSFVARNEEVFGADAFNSVNRGVEDYMANRNFTEKHRAAIKGFLDEKVGSGAAMTTLSLSVFVTVVLAFFRMLHITDYLILLMVLATAKTNPVIPGHAPHALESGVTAAPEDFRLNDDVLPSHYDLEVTPYFQDEGDKKAFTFDGTVVITIRPTKAGVNKIKLHKRDIDINSWTLIRASDGFPISAGEGSFDGVTEILTIPINSALTLEIDYKLTFNYVGYLKDDMSGFYRSFYWENGAKVWMASTQFQMTDARKAFPCFDEPSFKATFQVKVNRPSEYKAFSNTPILGSINLSSDRVQDVFNRTPPMSTYLLAFLVADYHVNERDGMGILARPEAMNQTDYSLNFGIYILKTLDEYFDYPYNAVLEMTRMYMAVVPDLLPAGMENWGLVTYRDVNLLYSRDDTSSLQQQRIATVITHEIVHQWFGNLVTCAWWDVAWLNESITRYLQYFGTAMVEKDWGLEEQFVVEQLQVVMQMDSLESSHPMTHYVYTPSQILGIFDNISYNKGAVTVRMIEHILSANTLRNAIRAYLKKHAFKSSRPEDLFDSLVDFGGQSIRAFFEPWTIQTGYPLVTVSASSDGYSLVQKRFLMSSEDHDDKTLWPIPITYSTKPADFAHTLPAIMFSENYKISVSNPEQLPYFILNNQQVGYYRVNYDNDNWAKISAALHTENFGGIHVLNRRLCSLLCFIYKFXITLIXRYMVQLLNKAYNTLKFEAPAVNEKRTLSYLRINFLQWACNFGHEACRKTATDEFARFFDNPLVKVHPDLRQVVYCEGIRQGMEEQFDFLWQHYLTTNVATEQLLVLQGLACASERELVYKMMDAISSESVRSHDKNGAFINLCNNQNTLDFLSEYLRENYERWRKAFGSYLSVASAFNEILTRAKTDDQMWSIKSFAERNERIFGPDAYGSIMRGVEEFIANRNFTAKHRPAIKAFLEEKVGATATISTLSLSVLVTAIIVRFL, encoded by the exons aTGCGAGCAGTCATTTCTTATCTCATTGTACTGATCACGATAGCTACGACTATTGGGAATCCAGTAATTCCTTCACATGACCCTCCGATTGATCTGTTTGGACCAAGGTCGTTAGAAATCGTTGCGACAGCAGCACCGGAAGACTATAGGCTGAATGATGATGTGCTTCCATCTCACTATGACATCGAGCTGACGCCGTATTTTCAAGATGAAGGAGATCATAAAGCTTTCACATTCGACGGAACGGTTGTGATTACTATCAGGCCAACGAAAGCAGGAGTTAACAGTATTAAACTGCAGAAAAGATACATCGACATCAACAGCTGGACATTGATCAGAGCCAGCGACAGCTTACCGATATCAATCGGAAGAGAAAGCTTCGATGAAGAAACGGATATGTTAACTATTCCTGTCAATACGGCTCTTTCACTGGGGACAGACTACCagcttatttttaattatgtcgGAATTTTGGACGATGACATGGCTGGCTTCTACAGAAGCTACTACTGGGAAAAGGGCCAGAAAGTTTGGATGGCTTCGACACAGTTCCAGACCACAAGTGCTCGTCGGGCCTTTCCTTGTTTCGATGAACCAAGTTATAAAGCGACTTTCCAGGTGAAAATCAACCGACCTGCCAATTACGTAGCTTTCTCCAACACTGCCATCAGCCAAACCACAAATTTACTAAG TGGTCGTCAGCAGGATGAGTTCCTTAAAACTCCCCTTATGTCAACCTATCTCATCGCCTTCATTGTTGCCGACTATCGAGTAAATGAGAAAGACGGCATGGGGATCCTCGCAAGACCTGAAGCAATCAACCAAACGGACTACAGTTTGAACGTCGGAATCGACATTCTGAAAGAGCTGGATGATTTTGTTGATTACCCGTTTACTTCCGTCCCTGAAATGACAAGAATGTATATGGCAGCTGTTCCGGACTTTTCAGCCGGTGCAATGGAGAATTGGGGTCTATTGACCTATCGTGAAACCAACATTCTGTATCGGAGTGACGACTCGACTAGTCTTCAGCAGCAACGTATTGCTGCTGTTATTGCTCACGAAATAGCCCATCAATGGTTTGGAGATTTGGTAACCTGCGCTTGGTGGGATGTGACATGGTTGAACGAAGGTTTTGCCAGATACTTCCAATACTTTGGAACAGCTATGGTAGAAAAAGAATGGAATCTTGAGGAGCAATTCGTGGTAGAACAATTACAAGGTGTGATGCAGATGGATAGCTTGGAATCCACTCATCCGATGACTCACTACGTCTACACACGATCACAGATCAGCAACATTTTTGACAGCATCTCTTATAATAAGGGAGCCGTCACATTGCGAATGGTAGAACACATTCTATCTTCAAATACCTTTAAAAATGCACTTCGAGCATACATCAAGAAACAAGCTTACAAGAGTAGCAGACCAGAGGACTTGTTTGACTCCTTGGTTGAATTCGGAGGTCAATCAATCCGAACATTCATGGAACCTTGGACTGTCCAAGCAGGATACCCACTGGTAACAGTAATCGGAAGTGCTGATGGATACTCTCTTGTCCAAAGAAGGTTTTTGTTGAATAACATGGATCACGATGATAAAACCTGGTGGCCTCTTCCAATCACCTATTCCACGAAACCTGCAGACTTTGCCAACACCAAACCTGAAATTATTTCTGCCGCAACCCACAAGATTACCGTACAAAACCCAGAACAGTTACCttatttcattttgaacaaCCAACAGGTTGGATACTATCGTGTAAACTACGACAGTGCCAATTGGGACAAAATCAGTAAAGCGCTTCGTTCAGAAAATTTCGGTGGAATTCATGTACTGAACCGAGCTCAAATTGTCGATGATCTTTTCAATTTGGCTAGAGCTGGAGAAGTAGAGTACAAAACAGCACTCAATATACTCGATTATTTGCGCGATGAAACCGAATACGCACCTTGGTTGGCTGCAATCAATGGCCTTACTACTCTTTCACGAAGAATTCATTCCGACGACGACGAAATCTTTGCG AAATATATTGTTCAACTGTTCAGTAAAGCATACGATACCGTCAAGTTCCAAGCACCAGCTGAAAATGAGAAGCGCGTTCTAACTTACATGCGCATCAATGTCCTCCAGTGGGCTTGCAATTATGGACATGAAGCTTGTAAAAAGGCTGCCGTCGAAGAGTTCACTCGGTTCTTCGCTAACCCTTCTGTGAa AGTTCATCCAGATCTCCGACAGGTCGTATACTGTGAGGGAATCCGTCAGGGTACAGAGGAGCACTTCGATTTCCTTTGGAACCAATATCTAACAACTAACATGGCCACCGAACAGATTCTGGTCCTTCAGGGATTGGGATGCGCCAGTGATAGAGAGCTTATCTTT AAAATGATGGATGCCATTTCTTCGGACAGTATCAGGCCGCAGGATAAAAGTGCTGGCTTCACTTATCTTCTTAACAACCCATACACTCTGAATTATCTTTCGGAATATCTGCGAAGTTATTATGAAAGATGGCGATTGGC CCATGGTTCGTACCTATCTGTGGCCAGCGCTTTCAATAGTATCTTGGCTCGGGCCAAGACTGACGAACAGATGTGGCGAATTAGATCGTTCGTCGCACGCAACGAGGAAGTATTTGGTGCTGACGCCTTCAATTCTGTCAACCGAGGAGTGGAGGACTACATGGCCAATAGAAATTTCACCGAAAAACATCGAGCTGCTATCAAGGGATTCCTGGATGAAAAAGTAGGCTCTGGGGCAGCAATGACCACTTTAAGTTTATCCGTATTTGTGACAGTTGTGCTGGCGTTCTTTCG AATGCTCCATATAACTGATTATCTGATTTTATTGATGGTTTTGGCTACGGCCAAAACAAATCCGGTGATTCCCGGCCATGCACCACACGCACTAGAAAGTGGTGTAACAGCTGCACCGGAAGACTTTAGGTTGAATGACGATGTGCTGCCATCTCACTATGATCTTGAGGTAACGCCATATTTCCAAGATGAAGGAGACAAAAAAGCTTTCACATTCGATGGAACAGTAGTAATTACCATCAGGCCAACGAAAGCTGGAgtgaacaaaataaaacttcacaAACGAGACATCGACATCAACAGCTGGACATTGATCAGAGCCAGTGACGGCTTTCCGATTTCAGCTGGAGAGGGAAGCTTCGATGGAGTAACAGAAATACTTACAATTCCCATCAATTCGGCGTTGACACTAGAAATCGACTACAAGCTAACATTTAACTATGTCGGCTATTTAAAAGACGATATGTCTGGGTTCTATCGGAGTTTTTACTGGGAAAACGGTGCAAAGGTCTGGATGGCGTCAACTCAATTTCAAATGACGGACGCAAGGAAAGCTTTTCCCTGTTTTGATGAGCCAAGCTTTAAAGCGACCTTTCAGGTGAAAGTAAATCGGCCATCCGAATATAAGGCTTTTTCTAATACTCCAATTTTGGGAAGCATCAACTTATCAAG CGACCGCGTTCAGGATGTTTTTAATAGAACTCCACCAATGTCAACGTATCTGCTGGCTTTCCTCGTAGCCGACTACCATGTGAATGAGAGAGACGGAATGGGAATTTTGGCGAGACCGGAAGCAATGAACCAAACTGACTacagtttaaattttggaatttatatTCTTAAAACGCTAGATGAATATTTCGATTATCCATACAACGCTGTACTCGAAATGACCAGAATGTACATGGCAGTAGTTCCGGATTTGCTGCCAGCTGGTATGGAAAACTGGGGCCTGGTGACTTACCGCGACGTAAATCTTTTGTATAGCCGCGATGATACGTCAAGCCTTCAACAGCAACGCATTGCTACCGTGATCACTCACGAGATCGTTCATCAGTGGTTTGGAAATTTAGTAACCTGTGCTTGGTGGGATGTGGCATGGTTGAATGAATCAATTACGAGGTACCTTCAATACTTCGGAACAGCTATGGTCGAGAAAGACTGGGGTCTTGAAGAGCAATTCGTAGTTGAACAATTGCAAGTAGTGATGCAGATGGATAGCTTGGAATCCTCTCATCCGATGACTCACTACGTCTACACACCATCACAGATATTAGGTATTTTTGATAACATCTCTTACAATAAGGGAGCTGTAACGGTGCGAATGATTGAACACATACTTTCTGCCAATACTTTGAGAAATGCGATACGGGCTTACCTTAAGAAACATGCCTTCAAAAGTAGCAGACCAGAGGACCTGTTTGATTCGTTGGTTGATTTTGGAGGACAGTCTATTCGAGCGTTCTTTGAACCTTGGACTATACAAACTGGCTATCCTCTGGTAACAGTTAGTGCGAGTTCTGACGGTTATTCACTTGTccagaaaagatttttaatgagTAGTGAGGACCATGACGACAAAACCTTATGGCCAATTCCAATCACTTACTCCACGAAACCTGCGGACTTCGCACACACTTTGCCAGCCATCATGTTTAGtgaaaactacaaaatttcGGTTTCGAACCCAGAACAGCTCCCATACTTCATTCTCAATAATCAGCAGGTTGGATACTATCGTGTCAACTACGACAATGATAACTGGGCTAAAATCAGTGCAGCACTCCATACGGAAAACTTCGGAGGAATTCATGTGCTCAATCGACGTTTGTGCTCActtttatgtttcatttataaattttgaataacattAAT GAGATACATGGTTCAACTGCTGAATAAAGCCTACAACACGCTCAAGTTCGAAGCTCCAGCAGTAAATGAGAAACGCACATTGTCATATTTGCGCATCAATTTCCTCCAGTGGGCTTGCAACTTCGGTCACGAAGCATGCAGAAAGACAGCCACCGATGAATTCGCTAGGTTCTTCGATAATCCTTTGGTGAA GGTGCACCCAGACCTTCGACAAGTCGTATACTGCGAGGGAATACGACAGGGTATGGAAGAGCAGTTCGACTTCCTATGGCAGCACTATTTGACCACCAACGTGGCTACGGAACAACTTCTCGTGCTGCAAGGACTGGCATGCGCCAGCGAAAGAGAACTGGTTTAT aaaatGATGGATGCGATTTCTTCGGAAAGCGTAAGATCGCACGATAAAAATGGAGCTTTCATAAATCTGTGCAATAATCAAAACACTCTGGATTTCTTGTCCGAATATCTGCGAGAGAATTATGAACGATGGCGGAAGGC TTTCGGTTCTTACCTGTCGGTGGCCAGCGCTTTCAACGAAATTTTAACCCGAGCCAAAACTGACGATCAGATGTGGTCAATTAAATCGTTCGCCGAACGAAACGAGCGAATTTTTGGTCCTGATGCCTATGGATCAATTATGCGTGGTGTGGAAGAGTTTATTGCTAACAGAAATTTCACAGCTAAACACCGACCCGCTATCAAAGCATTTCTTGAAGAGAAGGTTGGAGCAACCGCAACAATTTCCACGCTTAGCTTATCTGTTCTGGTAACGGCAATAATAGTGCGTTTCCTTTAA